In a genomic window of Arthrobacter woluwensis:
- a CDS encoding D-alanine--D-alanine ligase family protein: MNGTTVTDARKPRIAVLFGGRSSEHAVSCVTAAGVLGAIDREKYDVIPIGIAKTGQWVLPEADLDQWSLTADALPEVTPGEATVALAEIGGEHQLIVAAPDQVPTELGQVDVVFPLLHGPFGEDGTVQGLLELSDTRYVGAGVLASAIGMDKHFMKVVFEAAGLKVGPYVAVTDRQWLRDPAGVRRRVEDLGFPVFVKPARAGSSMGISKVDCVEDLDAAIEEARRHDPKLVIEAGIVGREIECAVLEGRDTDEPRASLPAEIAVAVGEHSFYDFQAKYVDNAASLSCPADLPEEAIAEVRKLAGVAFDAIGAEGLSRVDFFYTPDGEFIINEINTLPGFTPKSMYPQMWAATGLSYTELIDELIHLALHRKTGLR, translated from the coding sequence CTGAACGGAACCACTGTGACTGACGCCCGGAAGCCCCGCATCGCCGTCCTCTTCGGAGGACGCTCCAGTGAGCACGCCGTCAGCTGTGTCACCGCAGCGGGCGTCCTGGGAGCCATCGACCGGGAGAAGTACGACGTGATCCCGATCGGCATCGCCAAGACGGGCCAGTGGGTGCTGCCCGAGGCGGACCTCGACCAGTGGTCCCTCACGGCTGACGCGCTGCCCGAGGTCACCCCCGGGGAGGCCACCGTGGCCCTGGCCGAGATCGGCGGAGAGCACCAGCTGATCGTGGCGGCGCCCGATCAGGTCCCCACGGAGCTGGGACAGGTGGACGTGGTCTTCCCGCTCCTGCACGGGCCTTTCGGCGAGGACGGCACGGTCCAGGGTCTGCTCGAGCTCAGCGACACCCGCTACGTGGGAGCCGGCGTGCTGGCCTCGGCCATCGGCATGGACAAGCACTTCATGAAGGTCGTTTTCGAAGCCGCCGGGCTGAAGGTCGGACCGTACGTCGCCGTGACCGACCGTCAGTGGCTCCGCGACCCCGCCGGGGTGCGCCGTCGGGTGGAGGACCTCGGGTTCCCCGTTTTCGTCAAGCCCGCCCGTGCCGGGTCCAGCATGGGCATCTCCAAGGTGGACTGCGTGGAGGATCTGGACGCCGCCATCGAGGAGGCCCGCAGGCACGATCCGAAGCTCGTGATCGAAGCCGGGATCGTGGGCCGGGAGATCGAGTGCGCCGTGCTGGAAGGCCGGGACACCGACGAACCGCGCGCCTCGCTGCCCGCCGAGATCGCCGTGGCCGTGGGGGAGCACTCCTTCTACGACTTCCAGGCGAAGTACGTGGACAACGCCGCGTCGCTCAGCTGCCCGGCAGACCTGCCGGAGGAGGCCATCGCCGAGGTCCGGAAGCTGGCGGGCGTCGCCTTTGACGCGATCGGCGCCGAGGGACTGAGCCGCGTGGACTTCTTCTACACCCCGGACGGCGAGTTCATCATCAACGAGATCAACACGCTGCCCGGCTTCACCCCCAAGAGCATGTACCCGCAGATGTGGGCCGCCACGGGCCTGAGCTACACCGAGCTGATCGACGAGCTCATCCACCTGGCGCTGCACCGCAAGACCGGGCTGCGCTGA
- a CDS encoding lysophospholipid acyltransferase family protein, with protein MKESLGTRATFAFLAGVLRPLINLVLSKRWEGLENLPEGGFIAAPNHVTEIDPVVVGHMLYNAKRPPHFLAKASLFKIPVFGRLLHNSRQIPVERTTAGANNSLKVAQEVVDAGGSIIIYPEGTLTRDPDLWPMKGHTGAARLALQTGAPVVPIGHWGAQELFPRYAKKLHVFPRKTVRVVVGPPVDLEDLRGKPMTKTVLTEATTRIMNAVTALVAELRQEPAPAERWDPAAHGQSATGRLDPTGAAPAPKNDDGGAA; from the coding sequence ATGAAGGAGAGCCTGGGGACCCGGGCCACCTTCGCCTTCCTGGCCGGTGTGCTCCGGCCTCTCATCAACCTGGTGCTCTCCAAGCGCTGGGAAGGCCTGGAGAACCTGCCCGAGGGGGGTTTCATCGCCGCGCCCAATCACGTCACGGAGATCGATCCGGTCGTGGTGGGGCACATGCTCTACAACGCCAAGCGCCCGCCGCACTTCCTGGCCAAGGCGAGTCTGTTCAAGATCCCGGTGTTCGGACGCTTGCTGCACAATTCGCGGCAGATCCCGGTGGAGCGCACCACCGCCGGAGCGAACAACTCGCTCAAGGTGGCGCAGGAGGTGGTGGACGCCGGTGGCTCCATCATCATCTACCCGGAGGGCACCCTGACGCGTGACCCCGATCTGTGGCCCATGAAGGGGCACACGGGCGCAGCGCGGCTGGCGCTGCAGACCGGTGCGCCCGTGGTCCCGATCGGCCACTGGGGCGCCCAGGAGCTCTTCCCGCGCTACGCCAAGAAGCTCCACGTCTTCCCGCGGAAGACGGTACGGGTGGTGGTCGGCCCGCCGGTGGACCTGGAGGACCTGCGCGGCAAGCCCATGACCAAGACCGTGCTCACCGAGGCCACCACGCGCATCATGAACGCCGTGACCGCCCTGGTCGCGGAGCTCCGGCAGGAGCCCGCGCCGGCCGAGCGCTGGGATCCGGCCGCCCACGGCCAGAGCGCCACGGGCCGGCTCGACCCGACGGGCGCCGCTCCGGCCCCGAAGAACGACGACGGCGGCGCCGCGTGA
- a CDS encoding NAD(P)H-dependent glycerol-3-phosphate dehydrogenase → MSAHDTATAPGKAAVEKIAVMGAGSWGTTFAKVLGDAALAAGEPRDVVLWARRAEAAEEINREHRNSRYLQQIPLPHAVRATDSAVEALRDAVVVVLAVPAQSLREQLRAWKDAVAPGALVVSLMKGLERGTDERMSEVIAQEWGTPASQILVLSGPNLAMEIAREEPTASVVACADEAMAQRVAELCTAPYFRPYMSSDVVGVEIGGIVKNVIALAVGICEGRDMGDNTKASVITRGLAETTRLALALGGEAHTLAGLAGLGDLVATCASPLSRNHTAGKLLGQGLTLDEVVERMTQTAEGVKSADAVQELAARQGVEMPITAAVVAVLAGKLAVEDLGPLLLNRSLKSEDGY, encoded by the coding sequence GTGAGCGCTCACGACACCGCCACCGCACCGGGAAAGGCAGCTGTGGAGAAGATCGCCGTCATGGGCGCCGGATCCTGGGGGACCACTTTCGCGAAGGTCCTGGGCGACGCCGCCCTCGCGGCGGGCGAACCCCGGGACGTCGTGCTCTGGGCCCGGCGTGCCGAGGCCGCGGAGGAGATCAACCGCGAGCACCGCAACAGCCGCTACCTGCAGCAGATCCCGCTGCCGCACGCGGTGCGCGCCACGGACAGTGCCGTCGAGGCCCTGCGGGACGCCGTCGTCGTCGTGCTGGCGGTCCCTGCGCAGTCCTTGCGCGAGCAGCTGCGCGCCTGGAAGGACGCCGTGGCGCCCGGCGCCTTGGTGGTCTCCCTCATGAAGGGCCTGGAGCGTGGCACGGATGAGCGGATGAGCGAGGTGATCGCCCAGGAGTGGGGGACGCCCGCTTCCCAGATCCTGGTGCTCTCCGGTCCGAACCTGGCCATGGAGATCGCGCGGGAGGAACCCACCGCCTCCGTGGTGGCGTGCGCGGATGAAGCCATGGCGCAGCGCGTCGCGGAACTCTGCACGGCGCCGTACTTCCGCCCGTACATGAGCTCGGACGTGGTCGGGGTGGAGATCGGCGGGATCGTCAAGAACGTCATCGCCCTGGCCGTCGGCATCTGCGAGGGCCGGGACATGGGGGACAACACCAAGGCCTCCGTGATCACGCGCGGCCTCGCCGAGACCACCCGCCTGGCGCTGGCGCTGGGCGGCGAAGCACACACCCTGGCCGGCCTGGCGGGTCTGGGCGACCTCGTGGCCACCTGTGCCTCGCCCCTCTCCCGCAACCACACGGCCGGCAAGCTGCTCGGCCAGGGATTGACGCTGGATGAAGTGGTGGAGCGCATGACCCAGACCGCGGAGGGTGTGAAGTCCGCGGACGCCGTGCAGGAGCTGGCGGCGCGCCAGGGCGTCGAGATGCCCATCACCGCCGCCGTCGTGGCGGTGCTCGCCGGTAAGCTGGCTGTCGAGGATCTGGGCCCGCTGCTCCTGAACCGCTCCTTGAAGTCCGAGGACGGCTACTGA
- the murA gene encoding UDP-N-acetylglucosamine 1-carboxyvinyltransferase, which produces MSSVLTIRGGVPLSGKVSVRGAKNLVPKAMVAALLGSEPSVLRNVPEIKDVEVVTSLLQLHGVTVEKDPVTGDLSLDPANARNASHTEIDAHAGDSRIPILLCGPLIHAIGAAFIPDLGGCRIGDRPIDFHLAVLRKFGAVVEKTGNGIHLSAPEGLKGAKITLDYPSVGATEQVLLSATRAEGITELRGAAMEPEVVDLIAVLQKMGAIISVQTDRTIRIEGVSELRGYDHRALPDRNETASWASAALVTQGDIFVEGAAQHDMMTFLNTYRKVGGGMDIMDEGIRFYHPGGKLNPLVLETDVHPGFMTDWQQPLVVALTQADGVSIVHETVYENRFGFTQALTRMGANIQLHRECLGSVPCRFGQRNFLHSAVISGSTPLVGRDIDVPDLRGGFSHLIAAFAATGVSRVTGTEVIQRGYERFTEKIAGLGADFELTGA; this is translated from the coding sequence ATGAGTAGTGTGCTGACCATCCGGGGCGGGGTTCCGCTCAGTGGCAAGGTTTCCGTGCGGGGCGCCAAGAATCTGGTGCCCAAGGCGATGGTCGCGGCACTGCTCGGCAGCGAGCCCTCCGTGCTCCGCAACGTCCCGGAGATCAAGGACGTCGAGGTCGTCACCAGCCTGCTCCAGCTGCACGGCGTGACGGTGGAGAAGGACCCGGTGACCGGGGATCTGAGCCTGGATCCGGCCAACGCCAGGAACGCCTCCCACACCGAGATCGACGCGCACGCCGGTGACTCCCGCATCCCGATCCTGCTCTGCGGACCGCTCATCCACGCGATTGGCGCGGCCTTCATCCCGGACCTGGGCGGCTGCCGCATCGGCGACCGGCCCATCGACTTCCACCTCGCCGTCCTGCGTAAGTTCGGCGCCGTGGTGGAGAAGACCGGCAACGGCATCCACCTCTCGGCGCCGGAAGGACTCAAGGGCGCCAAGATCACCCTCGACTACCCGAGCGTCGGCGCCACCGAGCAGGTGCTGCTCTCCGCCACCCGTGCCGAGGGCATCACGGAGCTGCGCGGCGCCGCCATGGAACCCGAAGTGGTGGACCTCATCGCGGTGCTCCAGAAGATGGGCGCCATCATCAGCGTCCAGACGGACCGGACGATCCGGATCGAAGGCGTCTCCGAGCTGCGCGGCTACGACCACCGGGCGCTCCCGGACCGCAATGAGACGGCCTCCTGGGCCTCCGCCGCGCTCGTGACCCAGGGCGACATCTTCGTCGAGGGCGCCGCCCAGCACGACATGATGACCTTCCTCAACACCTACCGGAAGGTGGGCGGTGGCATGGACATCATGGACGAGGGCATCCGCTTCTACCACCCGGGTGGCAAGCTCAACCCGCTCGTGCTCGAGACCGATGTGCACCCCGGATTCATGACCGACTGGCAGCAGCCCCTCGTGGTGGCCCTGACCCAGGCGGACGGCGTGTCGATCGTGCACGAGACCGTGTACGAGAACCGCTTCGGCTTCACCCAGGCCCTCACCCGCATGGGCGCGAACATCCAGCTGCACCGCGAATGCCTCGGTAGCGTGCCGTGCCGCTTCGGTCAGAGGAACTTCCTGCACTCGGCCGTCATCTCCGGCTCCACGCCGCTCGTGGGACGGGACATCGACGTCCCGGATCTGCGGGGCGGTTTCAGTCACCTGATCGCGGCCTTCGCCGCCACGGGCGTCTCCCGCGTCACCGGCACCGAAGTGATCCAGCGCGGCTATGAGCGTTTCACCGAGAAGATCGCCGGGCTCGGCGCCGATTTCGAACTCACCGGAGCGTAG
- a CDS encoding DUF3515 domain-containing protein, with protein sequence MRVSRPAPRSAARKLPKPAALLALSLGSVLALSACSPAVDVTPAKDAANPDCAPMMVALPDKIGDAALRKTNAQATAAWGDPSLVILRCGVTPPGPTKDRCATVNGVDWVIKEGEKGNPIYTLTTFGRTPAVEVLLDPGKISSATVLADLSAPASKIKATKKCVGQEDLQNLPGSGK encoded by the coding sequence ATGCGTGTCTCCCGTCCTGCCCCGCGGTCCGCGGCCCGGAAGCTCCCGAAACCGGCGGCCCTGCTGGCCCTCTCGCTGGGCTCCGTGCTGGCCCTGAGCGCCTGCTCTCCCGCCGTCGACGTCACCCCGGCCAAGGATGCCGCCAACCCGGATTGCGCGCCCATGATGGTGGCGCTTCCGGACAAGATCGGCGACGCGGCGCTGCGGAAGACGAATGCTCAGGCCACGGCGGCCTGGGGCGACCCGTCCCTGGTGATCCTACGCTGCGGCGTCACCCCACCCGGTCCCACGAAGGACCGCTGCGCCACCGTGAACGGCGTGGACTGGGTCATCAAGGAGGGCGAGAAGGGCAACCCGATCTACACCCTGACCACGTTCGGCCGGACCCCTGCCGTGGAGGTGCTCCTGGACCCGGGGAAGATCTCGTCCGCCACCGTGCTGGCCGACCTCTCCGCCCCCGCGAGCAAGATCAAGGCCACCAAGAAGTGTGTGGGCCAGGAGGATCTGCAGAACCTCCCGGGCAGCGGCAAGTAG